A stretch of the Equus caballus isolate H_3958 breed thoroughbred chromosome X, TB-T2T, whole genome shotgun sequence genome encodes the following:
- the MED12 gene encoding mediator of RNA polymerase II transcription subunit 12 isoform X14 → MAAFGILSYEHRPLKRPRLGPPDVYPQDPKQKEDELTALNVKQGFNNQPAVSGDEHGSAKNVNFNPAKISSNFSSIIAEKLRCNTLPDTGRRKPQVNQKDNFWLVTARSQSAINTWFTDLAGTKPLTQLAKKVPIFSKKEEVFGYLAKYTVPVMRAAWLIKMTCAYYAAITETKVKKRHVIDPFMEWTQIITKYLWEQLQKMAEYYRPGPAGSGGCGSTIGPLPHDVEVAIRQWDYNEKLAMFMFQDGMLDRHEFLTWVLECFEKIRPGEDELLKLLLPLLLRYSGEFVQSAYLSRRLAYFCTRRLALQLDGVSSHSSHVMSAQSTGTLPTTPAPQPPTSSTPSTPFSDLLMCPQHRPLVFGLSCILQTILLCCPSALVWHYSLTDSRIKTGSPLDHLPIAPSNLPMPEGNSAFTQQVRAKLREIEQQIKERGQAVEVRWSFDKCQEATAGFTIGRVLHTLEVLDSHSFERSDFSNSLDSLCNRIFGLGPSKDGHEISSDDDAVVSLLCEWAVSCKRSGRHRAMVVAKLLEKRQAEIEAERCGESEAADEKGSIASGSLSAPSAPIFQDVLLQFLDTQAPMLTDPRSESERVEFFNLVLLFCELIRHDVFSHNMYTCTLISRGDLAFGAPGPRPPSPFDDPADDPERKEAEGSSSSKLEDPGLSESMDIDPSSSVLFEDMEKPDFSLFSPTMPCEGKGSPSPEKPDVEKEVKPPPKEKIEGTLGVLYDQPRHVQYATHFPIPQEESCSHECNQRLVVLFGVGKQRDDARHAIKKITKDILKVLNRKGTAETGGEDGQKRRRNRPEAFPTAEDIFAKFQHLSHYDQHQVTAQVSRNVLEQITSFALGMSYHLPLVQHVQFIFDLMEYSLSISGLIDFAIQLLNELSVVEAELLLKSSDLVGSYTTSLCLCIVAVLRHYHACLILNQDQMAQVFEGLCGVVKHGMNRSDGSSAERCILAYLYDLYTSCSHLKSKFGELFSDFCSKVKNTIYCNVEPSESNMRWAPEFMIDTLENPAAHTFTYTGLGKSLSENPANRYSFVCNALMHVCVGHHDPDRVNDIAILCAELTGYCKSLSAEWLGVLKALCCSSNNGTCGFNDLLCNVDVSDLSFHDSLATFVAILIARQCLLLEDLIRCAAIPSLLNAACSEQDSEPGARLTCRILLHLFKTPQLNPCQSDGTPSPDKPTVGIRSSCDRHLLAASQNRIVDGAVFAVLKAVFVLGDAELKGSGFTVTGGTEELPEEEGGGGSGGRRQGGRNISVETASLDVYAKYVLRSICQQEWVGERCLKSLCEDSNDLQDPVLSSAQAQRLMQLICYPHRLLDNEDGENPQRQRIKRILQNLDQWTMRQSSLELQLMIKQTPNNEMNSLLENIAKATIEVFQQSAETGSSSGNTASNMPSSSKTKPVLSSLERSGVWLVAPLIAKLPTSVQGHVLKAAGEELEKGQHLGSSSRKERDRQKQKSMSLLSQQPFLSLVLTCLKGQDEQREGLLTSLYSQVHQIVNNWRDDQYLDDCKPKQLMHEALKLRLNLVGGMFDTVQRSTQQTTEWAVLLLEIIISGTVDMQSNNELFTTVLDMLSVLINGTLAADMSSISQGSMEENKRAYMNLVKKLRKELGERQSDSLEKVRQLLPLPKQTRDVITCEPQGSLIDTKGNKIAGFDSIFKKEGLQVSTKQKISPWDLFEGLKPSAPLSWGWFGTVRVDRRVARGEEQQRLLLYHTHLRPRPRAYYLEPLPLPPEDEEPPAPTPLEPEKKAPEPPKTDKPGAAPPSTEERKKKSTKGKKRSQPAAKTEDYGMGPGRSGPYGVTVPPDLLHHANPGSISHLSYRQGSIGLYTQNQPLPAGGPRVDPYRPMRLPMQKLPTRPPYPGVLPTAVTGVMGLEPSSYKTSVYRQQQPAVPQGQRLRQQLQQSQGMLGQSSVHQMTPSSSYGLQTSQGYTPYVSHVGLQQHTGPAGTMVPPSYSSQPYQSTHPSTNPTLVDPTRHLQQRPSGYVHQQAPTYGHGLTSSQRFSHQTLQQTPMMGTMTPLGAQGVQAGVRSASILPEQQQQQQQQQQQQQQQQQQQQQQQQQQQQQQYHIRQQQQQQILRQQQQQQQQQQQQQQQQQQQQQQQQQQQQAHQQQQQQAAPPQPQPQSQPQFQRQGLQQTQQQQQTAALVRQLQQQLSNTQPQPSTNLFGRF, encoded by the exons ATGGCGGCCTTCGGGATCTTGAGCTACGAACACCGGCCCCTGAAGCGGCCGCGGCTGGGGCCTCCCGATGTGTACCCTCAAGATCCCAAACAGAAGGAG GATGAACTGACGGCCCTGAATGTAAAACAAGGCTTCAATAACCAGCCTGCTGTCTCTGGGGATGAACATGGCAGTGCCAAGAACGTCAACTTCAATCCTGCCAAG ATCAGTTCCAACTTCAGCAGCATTATTGCAGAGAAGTTACGTTGTAACACCCTCCCTGACACTGGTCGCAGGAAGCCCCAAGTGAACCAGAAGGACAACTTCTGGCTGGTGACGGCGCGATCCCAGAGTGCCATTAACACCTGGTTCACTGACCTGGCTGGCACCAAGCCACTCACACAACTAGCCAAAAAG GTCCCCATTTTCAGTAAGAAGGAAGAAGTGTTTGGGTACTTAGCCAAATACACAGTGCCTGTGATGCGGGCTGCCTGGCTCATTAAGATGACCTGTGCCTACTATGCAGCAATCACTGAGACCAAGGTTAAGAAGAGACATGTCATTGACCCCTTCATGG AATGGACTCAGATCATCACCAAGTACTTATGGGAGCAGCTGCAAAAGATGGCTGAATACTACCGGCCAGGGCCTGCAGGAAGCGGGGGCTGTGGTTCCACTATAGGGCCCTTGCCCCATGATGTAGAAGTGGCAATCCGGCAGTGGGACTACAATGAGAAGCTGGCCATGTTCATGTTTCAG GATGGAATGCTGGACAGACATGAGTTCCTGACCTGGGTACTTGAGTGTTTTGAGAAAATCCGCCCTGGAGAGGATGAATTGCTTAAACTGCTGTTGCCCCTGCTGCTTCGA TACTCTGGGGAATTCGTTCAGTCTGCATACCTCTCTCGCCGCCTTGCCTACTTCTGTACCCGGAGGCTGGCCCTGCAGCTGGATGGCGTGAGCAGTCACTCGTCTCATGTGATGTCTGCTCAGTCGACAGGCACACTGCCCACCACCCCTGCTCCTCAGCCCCCGACTAGCAGCACACCCTCTACACCCTTTAGTGACCTACTTATGTGCCCTCAGCACCGGCCCCTAGTTTTTGGCCTCAGCTGTATCCTTCAG ACCATCCTCCTGTGTTGTCCTAGTGCCCTGGTTTGGCACTACTCACTGACTGATAGCCGAATTAAGACTGGCTCACCACTTGACCACCTGCCTATTGCCCCCTCCAACCTGCCCATGCCAGAGGGCAACAGTGCCTTCACTCAGCAG GTCCGTGCAAAGTTGCGGGAGATTGAGCAGCAGATCAAGGAGCGAGGACAGGCAGTTGAGGTTCGCTGGTCTTTTGATAAGTGCCAGGAAGCTACTGCAG GCTTCACCATTGGACGGGTGCTCCATACTTTGGAAGTGCTGGACAGCCATAGTTTTGAGCGCTCTGACTTCAGCAACTCTCTTGACTCCTTGTGTAACCGAATCTTTGGATTGGGGCCTAGCAAGGATGGGCATGAG ATCTCCTCAGATGATGATGCTGTGGTATCATTACTGTGTGAATGGGCTGTCAGCTGCAAGCGTTCTGGTCGGCATCGTGCTATGGTGGTAGCCAAGCTGCTGGAGAAGAGACAGGCAGAGATTGAGGCTGAG CGTTGTGGAGAATCAGAAGCCGCAGATGAAAAGGGTTCCATCGCCTCTGGCTCCCTTTCTGCTCCTAGTGCTCCCATTTTCCAGGATGTTCTCCTGCAGTTTCTGGATACACAGGCTCCCATGCTGA CGGACCCCCGAAGTGAGAGTGAGCGGGTGGAGTTCTTTAACTTGGTACTGCTGTTCTGTGAACTCATTCGACATGATGTTTTCTCCCACAACATGTATACTTGCACCCTCATCTCCCGAGGGGACCTTGCCTTTGGAGCCCCTGGTCCCCGGCCTCCCTCTCCCTTTGATGACCCTGCTGATGACCCAGAGCGCAAGGAGGCTGAGGGCAGCAGCAGTAGCAAGCTGGAG GATCCGGGGCTCTCGGAGTCTATGGACATAGACCCTAGTTCCAGTGTACTGTTTGAGGACATGGAGAAGCCTGATTTCTCA TTGTTCTCTCCTACTATGCCCTGTGAGGGGAAGGGCAGTCCATCCCCTGAGAAACCAGATGTTGAGAAGGAGGTGAAGCCCCCACCCAAGGAGAAGATAGAAGGGACCCTTGGGGTTCTTTATGACCAGCCACGGCATGTGCAGTATGCCACACACTTTCCCATCCCCCAG GAGGAGTCATGCAGCCATGAGTGCAACCAGCGGTTGGTCGTACTGTTTGGGGTGGGAAAGCAGCGAGATGATGCCCGACATGCCATCAAGAAAATAACCAAGGATATCCTGAAGGTTCTGAACCGCAAGGGGACGGCGGAAACTG GTGGGGAGGATGGGCAGAAGCGACGGCGCAACCGGCCTGAAGCCTTCCCCACTGCTGAAGATATCTTTGCTAAGTTCCAGCATCTTTCACATTATGACCAACACCAGGTCACGGCTCAG GTCTCCCGGAATGTTCTGGAGCAGATCACGAGTTTTGCCCTTGGCATGTCATACCACTTGCCTCTGGTGCAGCATGTGCAGTTCATCTTCGACCTCATGGAATATTCACTCAGCATCAGTGGCCTCATCGACTTTGCCATTCAG CTACTGAATGAACTGAGTGTAGTTGAGGCTGAGTTGCTTCTCAAATCCTCGGATCTGGTGGGCAGCTACACTACCAGCCTGTGCCTGTGCATTGTGGCTGTCCTGCGGCACTATCATGCCTGCCTCATCCTCAACCAGGACCAGATGGCACAGGTCTTTGAGGG GCTGTGTGGCGTAGTGAAGCATGGGATGAACCGGTCAGATGGCTCCTCTGCAGAACGCTGTATCCTTGCTTATCTCTATGATCTGTACACCTCCTGTAGCCATTTAAAGAGCAAATTTGGGGAGCTCTTCAG CGACTTCTGCTCCAAGGTGAAGAACACCATCTACTGCAACGTGGAGCCGTCAGAATCCAATATGCGCTGGGCACCTGAGTTCATGATTGACACTCTGGAGAACCCTGCAGCTCACACCTTCACCTACACGGGGCTAGGCAAGAGTCTTAGTGAGAACCCTGCTAACCGCTACAGCTTTGTCTGCAATGCCCTTATGCACGTCTGTGTGGGGCACCATGATCCCGATAG GGTGAATGACATCGCAATCCTGTGTGCAGAGCTGACCGGCTATTGCAAGTCACTGAGTGCGGAATGGCTAGGAGTCCTTAAAGCCTTGTGCTGCTCCTCTAACAATGGCACTTGTGGTTTCAACGACCTCCTCTGCAATGTAGAT GTCAGTGACCTGTCTTTTCATGATTCCCTGGCTACTTTTGTTGCCATCCTCATCGCTCGGCAGTGTTTGCTCCTAGAGGATCTGATTCGCTGTGCTGCCATCCCTTCACTCCTTAATGCTG CTTGCAGTGAGCAGGATTCTGAGCCCGGGGCCCGACTTACCTGCCGCATCCTCCTTCACCTTTTCAAGACACCTCAACTCAATCCTTGCCAGTCGGATGGAA CTCCTTCCCCAGACAAGCCTACTGTAGGAATCCGCTCCTCCTGTGACCGCCACCTGCTGGCTGCCTCCCAGAACCGCATCGTGGATGGAGCTGTGTTTGCTGTTCTCAAGGCTGTGTTTGTACTTG GCGATGCGGAACTGAAGGGTTCAGGCTTCACTGTGACAGGAGGAACAGAAGAACTtccagaggaggaggggggaggtggCAGTGGCGGTCGGAGGCAGGGTGGCCGCAACATCTCTGTGGAGACAGCCAGTCTGGATGTCTATGCCAAGTACGTGCTGCGCAGCATCTGCCAACAG GAATGGGTAGGAGAACGTTGCCTTAAATCGCTGTGTGAGGACAGCAATGACCTACAAGACCCAGTGTTGAGTAGCGCCCAGGCCCAGCGCCTCATGCAGCTCATCTGCTACCCACATCGGCTGCTGGACAATGAGGATGGGGAAAATCCCCAGCGACAACGCATTAAGCGTATTCTCCAG AACTTGGACCAGTGGACCATGCGTCAGTCTTCCCTGGAGCTGCAGCTCATGATCAAGCAGACCCCTAACAAT GAGATGAACTCCCTCTTAGAGAACATTGCCAAGGCCACAATCGAGGTGTTCCAACAGTCAGCAGAGACAGGGTCATCTTCTGGAAACACTGCAAGCAACATGCCCAGCAGCAGCAAGACCAAGCCTGTGCTCAG CTCTCTGGAGCGCTCTGGTGTATGGCTGGTGGCCCCCCTCATTGCTAAACTGCCCACCTCAGTCCAGGGGCATGTGTTAAAGGCTGCTGGGGAGGAATTGGAGAAGGGCCAGCACCTGGGTTCCTCTTCCCGCAAAGAACGTGATCGACAAAAGCAAAAGAG TATGTCCCTGTTGAGCCAGCAGCCTTTCTTGTCCCTGGTGCTGACGTGTCTGAAAGGGCAGGATGAGCAGCGTGAGGGACTCCTTACCTCCCTTTACAGCCAAGTGCACCAG ATTGTGAATAATTGGCGAGATGACCAGTACTTAGATGATTGCAAACCAAAGCAGCTAATGCATGAGGCACTCAAACTGCGGCTCAACCTG GTGGGGGGCATGTTTGACACGGTGCAGCGCAGCACCCAACAGACCACAGAGTGGGCTGTGCTCCTCCTGGAGATCATCATCAGCGGCACTGTCGACATGCAGTCCAACAA CGAGCTCTTCACCACTGTATTGGACATGCTGAGCGTGCTCATCAATGGGACCCTGGCTGCGGACATGTCCAGCATCTCTCAAGGCAGCATGGAGGAAAACAAACGCGCCTACATGAACCTGGTGAAGAAGCTGCGG AAAGAGTTGGGGGAGCGCCAATCAGACAGTCTGGAAAAAGTTCGCcagctgctgccactgcccaAGCAGACCCGAGATGTCATCACATGTGAGCCACAGGGCTCCCTTATTGACACCAAGGGCAACAAGATTGCCGGCTTTGATTCCATCTTCAAGAAAGAG GGTCTACAGGTTTCCACCAAACAAAAGATCTCTCCCTGGGATCTTTTTGAGGGGCTGAAGCCGTCTGCACCACTCTCTTGGGGCTGGTTTGGAACAGTCCGGGTCGACAGGCGAGTGGCCCGAGGCGAGGAGCAGCAGCGGTTGCTGCTCTACCACACACACCTGCGGCCCCGGCCCCGTGCCTATTACCTGgagccactgccactgccaccagAGGATGAGGAGCCCCCCGCTCCCACCCCGCTAGAGCCTGAGAAAAAGGCTCCAGAGCCCCCCAAAACTGACAAGCCTGGGGCTGCTCCACCTAGTACTGAGGAACGCAAGAAGAAGTCCACGAAGGGCAAGAAACGCAGCCAGCCTGCTGCCAAGACGGAG GACTATGGAATGGGCCCAGGGCGGAGTGGCCCCTATGGTGTGACCGTGCCTCCGGACCTCCTGCACCACGCCAACCCTGGTTCCATATCCCACCTTAGCTACAGGCAGGGTTCCATAGGCCTGTACACCCAGAACCAGCCACTACCTGCAG GTGGCCCTCGTGTGGACCCATACCGCCCTATGCGGTTACCAATGCAGAAGCTGCCGACCCGACCACCTTACCCTGGAGTGCTACCCACAGCCGTGACTGGCGTCATGGGACTGGAACCCTCTTCCTACAAGACCTCTGTGTACCGACAGCAGCAGCCTGCGGTGCCCCAAGGACAGCGCCTTCGCCAACAGCTCCAG CAGAGTCAGGGGATGTTGGGACAGTCATCTGTCCATCAGATGACTCCCAGCTCTTCCTACGGTTTGCAGACCTCCCAG ggCTATACTCCTTATGTTTCTCATGTGGGATTGCAGCAACACACAGGCCCCGCAGGTACCATGGTGCCCCCCAGCTACTCCAGCCAGCCTTATCAGAGCACCCACCCTTCTACCAATCCTACTCTTGTAGATCCTACTCGCCACCTGCAACAGCGGCCCAGTGGCTATGTGCACCAGCAGGCCCCAACCTACGGACATGGGCTGACCTCCAGTCAGAG GTTTTCACACCAGACACTGCAGCAAACACCCATGATGGGTACCATGACTCCACTGGGCGCCCAGGGCGTCCAGGCCGGCGTCCGATCAGCTTCCATCTTGCCtgagcagcagcaacagcagcagcagcagcagcagcagcagcagcaacagcagcagcagcagcagcagcagcagcagcagcagcaacagcagcaataCCACAtccggcagcagcagcagcagcagatccTGCGG cagcagcagcagcaacagcagcagcagcagcagcagcagcaacagcagcagcagcaacagcaacagcagcagcagcaacagcaagcacaccagcagcagcagcagcaggcggctcctccccaaccccagccccagtCCCAGCCCCAG TTCCAGCGCCAGGGGCTTCAGCAGACACAGCAACAGCAACAGACAGCAGCTTTGGTCCGGCAGCTCCAACAACAGCTCTCCA ATACCCAGCCACAGCCCAGTACCAACCTATTTGGACGCTTCTGA